From Rudanella lutea DSM 19387, a single genomic window includes:
- a CDS encoding OmpA family protein, with translation MKQAIYVLVAMSLLSSCVSKKKLTQLQSSYNELENARNKAVADLSDCDRKLTGLQSDLRTRDTDLATNKTRIAELESQLADLRKNNNSLIDRMADLSVVSKQGAESIKKSLEVLNEQTKQVNNLNQSIQRKDSLNLALVMSLKRSLADVNDQDIQVEVKKGVVYVSIADKLLFASGRYEVNKAAEAVLGKVASVVNDHKELDVLVQGHTDVVPIAGEFVKDNWDLSVMRATSVVRLLQSKFSVAPERLTAGGRGEYEPKDDNATATGRKTNRRTEIILTPKLDQFFNLLTAGQGK, from the coding sequence ATGAAACAAGCCATCTATGTGTTGGTAGCAATGTCGCTGCTATCATCCTGCGTTAGCAAGAAAAAACTGACTCAATTGCAGTCAAGCTACAATGAATTAGAGAACGCCCGTAACAAGGCAGTTGCTGATTTGAGCGACTGTGACCGCAAGTTGACGGGCCTCCAGTCGGACCTGCGTACCCGTGACACGGATCTGGCCACCAACAAAACCCGGATCGCCGAACTGGAATCCCAACTGGCTGACCTGCGCAAGAACAATAACAGCCTGATCGACCGGATGGCCGATCTGTCGGTAGTAAGCAAGCAAGGTGCCGAGAGCATCAAGAAATCGCTTGAAGTACTGAACGAGCAAACCAAGCAGGTAAACAACCTGAACCAGTCGATTCAGCGGAAAGACTCACTGAACCTGGCCCTGGTAATGAGCCTGAAGCGGTCACTCGCCGATGTAAACGATCAGGACATTCAGGTAGAGGTTAAGAAAGGCGTTGTGTACGTTTCGATTGCCGACAAACTGCTGTTCGCATCGGGCCGGTACGAAGTGAACAAAGCGGCTGAGGCCGTTCTGGGCAAAGTAGCGTCGGTAGTAAATGACCACAAAGAGCTGGACGTTCTGGTACAGGGCCACACAGACGTTGTCCCCATCGCGGGTGAGTTTGTGAAAGACAACTGGGACCTGAGCGTAATGCGCGCTACATCGGTTGTTCGGTTGCTGCAAAGCAAGTTCAGCGTAGCTCCTGAGCGTCTGACGGCCGGTGGCCGGGGCGAGTACGAGCCTAAAGATGATAACGCTACCGCAACGGGTCGGAAAACGAACCGCCGGACGGAGATCATCCTGACGCCGAAACTCGATCAGTTCTTCAACCTGCTTACGGCTGGTCAGGGCAAATAA
- a CDS encoding mevalonate kinase family protein: MIIETRAYARAGLMGNPSDGFFGKTISISVRNFGASITLYESPELNIEPQPQDTNQFRSLYDLRDAVSTLGYHGGVPLLKAAIKTFVDHCDREGIRLANRNFSIRYNTSIPRQVGLSGSSAIIVAAFRALMTFYNVEIPLPILPNLVLGSEMDELGITAGLQDRVIQCYEGCVYMDFDRSIMDRQGHGEYEPLDPRLLPKLYIAYDTDLGKQSGRVHNDVRARWLKGEEKVVQTLADIADVARQGRDAIVNNQTHLLHDLINRNFDLRTQIYNISERNLALIRAARACGASASFTGSGGSIIGVYQDDTMLNQLFVELRKLNARVIKPFIN, translated from the coding sequence TTGATTATCGAAACCCGCGCCTACGCCCGGGCGGGCCTCATGGGGAATCCGTCGGACGGCTTTTTTGGTAAAACCATCTCGATCAGTGTCCGCAACTTCGGCGCGTCGATTACGCTCTACGAATCGCCCGAGCTGAACATTGAACCGCAACCCCAGGACACCAACCAGTTCCGGTCTCTGTACGACCTGCGCGACGCCGTCAGCACCCTCGGGTATCATGGCGGTGTACCCTTGCTCAAGGCGGCCATCAAAACCTTTGTGGACCACTGCGACCGCGAAGGTATCCGGCTGGCCAACCGCAACTTTTCGATCCGCTACAACACCTCCATTCCGCGGCAAGTGGGTCTGTCGGGGTCGAGTGCCATTATTGTGGCGGCTTTCCGGGCACTCATGACGTTTTACAACGTCGAGATTCCGCTGCCCATTCTGCCCAATCTGGTACTGGGCTCCGAAATGGACGAGCTGGGCATCACGGCCGGCCTGCAAGACCGGGTAATTCAGTGCTACGAGGGCTGTGTGTACATGGACTTCGACCGGAGCATTATGGACCGGCAGGGTCATGGCGAATACGAGCCCCTCGACCCGCGTCTGCTGCCTAAACTGTACATTGCGTACGACACCGACCTGGGCAAACAGTCGGGGCGGGTACACAACGACGTGCGCGCCCGCTGGCTCAAAGGCGAAGAAAAAGTGGTGCAGACGCTGGCCGACATTGCCGACGTAGCCCGGCAGGGCCGCGACGCCATTGTGAACAACCAAACGCACCTGTTGCACGACCTCATCAACCGCAACTTCGACCTGCGCACCCAGATCTACAACATCAGTGAGCGCAATCTGGCCCTGATTCGGGCGGCCCGTGCCTGCGGTGCCTCGGCTTCGTTTACGGGGTCCGGTGGGTCTATTATCGGTGTCTATCAGGACGACACCATGCTCAATCAGCTTTTTGTGGAGCTGCGGAAGTTAAATGCACGCGTTATCAAGCCTTTTATCAATTAG
- the galU gene encoding UTP--glucose-1-phosphate uridylyltransferase GalU translates to MIRKAVIPAAGLGTRFLPATKAQPKEMLPIIDRPTIQYVVQEAVDSGIEDILIITGKGKRAIEDHFDRNYELEERLEEKEDQMLLNEMRRLSDMANIHYVRQRQLNGLGDAIRYARHHVGNEAFAVLLGDTIMDAVIPVTQQLLDTYEQYGGSVIAVEEVPHEKVNRYGIVGGSALSDRIMALDQLVEKPAVNEAPSNLAIAGRYVLTPGIFAALDQTEMGKNGELQLTDAMQLLLRRENLYAHRIEGKRHDIGNKLDFLKTTVEFALKRPEFAEPFRKFLKEITADQ, encoded by the coding sequence ATGATTCGTAAAGCCGTTATCCCAGCCGCTGGTCTGGGCACCCGATTCCTGCCTGCCACCAAGGCACAGCCCAAAGAAATGCTGCCCATCATCGACCGGCCCACTATTCAGTATGTGGTGCAGGAAGCCGTTGACTCGGGTATTGAAGACATTCTGATCATCACCGGTAAGGGCAAGCGGGCCATCGAAGACCATTTCGACCGCAACTACGAGCTGGAAGAGCGACTCGAAGAGAAAGAAGATCAGATGCTGCTCAACGAAATGCGTCGGCTGTCGGACATGGCCAACATTCATTATGTACGGCAACGGCAGCTCAACGGCCTCGGCGACGCGATCCGCTACGCCCGGCACCACGTGGGCAACGAGGCTTTTGCGGTGCTGCTCGGCGACACCATCATGGATGCCGTGATTCCGGTAACCCAGCAGCTCCTCGACACCTACGAGCAGTACGGCGGGTCGGTGATTGCGGTGGAAGAAGTGCCCCACGAGAAGGTAAACCGGTACGGTATTGTGGGCGGCAGTGCCCTCAGCGACCGGATTATGGCCCTCGATCAGCTGGTGGAGAAACCAGCCGTAAACGAAGCCCCCTCTAACCTCGCCATTGCGGGCCGGTACGTGCTTACGCCCGGTATTTTTGCGGCCCTCGACCAGACCGAAATGGGCAAAAACGGCGAACTCCAGCTCACCGACGCCATGCAGCTGCTCCTCCGGCGCGAGAACCTGTACGCCCACCGGATCGAAGGCAAGCGGCACGACATTGGCAACAAGCTCGACTTCCTGAAAACAACCGTCGAGTTTGCCCTGAAGCGCCCCGAGTTTGCCGAGCCCTTCCGCAAGTTTTTGAAAGAAATCACGGCTGACCAGTAA
- a CDS encoding 3-keto-disaccharide hydrolase — translation MKYLKHTTLALAAFAMLFTADADARPKKGKWEKLFDGKSLAGWHTYKKAGQPVSDKWTVEDGAIHFTGGRGAGDLVTDKEYGDFELEIEWKISEKGNSGIIYHVSEDPKYGATYSTGPEMQVLDDAKHPDSFAGSAGNHKAGSLYDMLPPNDLTAVKPAGEWNKAKLVIKNGRAEHYLNGKKIVEYATNGPEWDKMVANSKFKSWEGFGKFAKGHLALQDHGDKVWYRNIRIREL, via the coding sequence ATGAAATACCTTAAACACACAACCCTGGCATTGGCTGCTTTTGCAATGCTCTTCACGGCCGATGCCGACGCCCGTCCGAAAAAAGGAAAATGGGAAAAGTTGTTCGACGGCAAGTCGCTGGCGGGCTGGCATACCTACAAAAAAGCCGGTCAGCCTGTTTCGGATAAATGGACCGTTGAAGATGGCGCTATTCATTTCACCGGCGGCCGGGGTGCGGGCGATTTGGTGACGGATAAAGAATACGGCGACTTTGAGCTGGAGATCGAATGGAAGATTTCGGAGAAGGGTAATAGCGGGATTATTTACCACGTCAGCGAAGACCCCAAATACGGTGCTACCTACAGCACTGGTCCCGAAATGCAGGTACTCGACGACGCCAAGCACCCCGACTCATTTGCCGGATCGGCGGGTAACCACAAAGCAGGCTCACTGTACGACATGTTGCCCCCCAACGACCTGACGGCTGTGAAGCCCGCTGGTGAGTGGAACAAGGCTAAGCTCGTGATTAAAAACGGCCGCGCCGAGCACTACCTGAACGGCAAGAAAATTGTGGAATACGCAACCAATGGCCCTGAGTGGGACAAAATGGTGGCCAACAGCAAGTTTAAGAGCTGGGAAGGCTTCGGTAAATTCGCCAAAGGCCACCTGGCCCTGCAAGACCACGGCGACAAAGTTTGGTATCGGAACATCCGGATTCGCGAATTATAA
- a CDS encoding DUF1553 domain-containing protein yields the protein MKPKHLLIGGLGTVVLLSSFSMLGVFEQKVDYNTQIKPILNKQCIACHGGVKKTAGFSLLFRHEALAPTKSGKPAIVPGDADASEMIRRLTLDDPKERMPLDGPPLSEEEIQLLRDWVDQGAEWGDHWAYTPVEKPEVPRLGSFWNRLGISIPGMAESDETTWAKNEIDHFVLDGLRTVRDTTTDAELAKTLRPSAEASRATLLRRVSLDLTGLPPTPEQVSAFVRDTSPDAYEKQVDRLLASSAYGEKWAGMWLDLARYADTKGYERDPGRQIWRYRDWLIKAFNDDKPYNLFLTEQLAGDLMPNRDPVTGLPPDDQLVATGFHRNTMNNDEGGTQDEEFRVAAVIDRVNTTWDVFGGTTFACVQCHSHPYDPFTHEEYYKYMAFFNNTRDEDVTTDTPTLRFYKDKDSVRVQELYSWMGRLAPPGQTAQQRQFLRTLEPKFNSHALDQYQKASLLDAKFFGILHEGSGRLPNVTLTGQNRLLLAWSNETPGATLTIRRDSLNGPVLVSLPVPAPARDTVQIFPIPEVAGRHNLFFRLDNPKGGNKWVSIKWIAFQRAMPGQPADRLGAIETEYALLLNKRPQSTPILLDGTGDLARATQVFDRGNWLVKTKRVQPDVPKSILPLAPGLPRNRLGLARWMTDRKHPLTARVAVNRFWEQLFGTGLVETVEDLGTQGSTPTHRALLDYLAAEFMETDGWRVKKMLRRMVLSATYRQQSAASAALVAADPTNKYLARGPRVRLAAEQVRDQALAVSGLLNPKMYGPSVMPPQPDGIWQSPYNGESWKLSDATDRNRRALYTYWKRTAPYPSMITFDSPSREFCQVRRLRTNTPLQALVTLNDPVYVEAAQTLADCVREQARTPEEQIKAAFRRVALREIEPRKLAVLLRLYRNTEQHYRQHPDEAQQLMGFERASPALAALTVTTNTVLNLDEVITKE from the coding sequence ATGAAGCCGAAACATTTGCTGATCGGGGGTTTGGGTACGGTAGTCCTGCTGTCCTCCTTTTCCATGTTGGGGGTTTTCGAGCAAAAAGTCGACTATAATACCCAGATCAAGCCCATTCTGAACAAGCAGTGCATTGCCTGTCATGGCGGGGTAAAAAAGACGGCGGGCTTCAGCCTGTTGTTCCGGCACGAAGCCCTTGCCCCCACCAAATCGGGCAAACCCGCTATTGTTCCCGGCGACGCCGACGCCAGCGAAATGATTCGCCGACTCACGCTCGACGATCCCAAAGAGCGGATGCCTCTCGATGGCCCGCCCCTGAGCGAAGAAGAAATCCAGTTGCTGCGCGATTGGGTCGATCAGGGTGCCGAATGGGGCGACCATTGGGCCTATACGCCCGTCGAGAAACCCGAAGTCCCCCGACTGGGCTCGTTCTGGAACCGCCTGGGTATTTCTATTCCGGGCATGGCCGAGAGCGACGAAACAACCTGGGCGAAAAACGAAATCGATCATTTTGTGCTCGACGGCCTCCGTACCGTTCGGGATACCACCACCGACGCCGAGCTGGCTAAAACCCTGCGCCCGTCGGCCGAGGCAAGCCGTGCTACTCTACTCCGTCGGGTTTCGCTCGACCTCACGGGCCTGCCACCAACCCCCGAACAGGTGAGCGCGTTTGTCCGTGATACATCGCCCGATGCCTACGAGAAACAGGTCGACCGGCTGCTCGCTTCCTCGGCTTACGGCGAAAAATGGGCCGGTATGTGGCTCGACCTCGCCCGGTATGCCGACACTAAAGGCTACGAACGTGACCCCGGCCGGCAAATCTGGCGCTACCGCGACTGGCTCATCAAAGCCTTTAACGACGATAAGCCCTACAATCTCTTCCTGACGGAGCAGCTCGCGGGCGACCTGATGCCCAACCGCGACCCGGTTACGGGCCTTCCGCCCGACGATCAGCTCGTGGCGACCGGGTTTCACCGCAACACCATGAACAACGATGAAGGGGGCACCCAGGACGAGGAGTTTCGGGTAGCCGCCGTGATCGACCGGGTCAACACCACCTGGGATGTGTTTGGAGGTACCACCTTTGCCTGCGTGCAGTGCCACAGCCACCCTTACGACCCCTTCACGCACGAAGAGTATTACAAATACATGGCGTTTTTCAACAACACCCGCGACGAAGACGTCACGACCGATACGCCAACCCTTCGTTTCTACAAAGACAAAGACTCGGTGCGGGTGCAGGAACTTTACAGCTGGATGGGTCGGCTGGCCCCGCCCGGCCAAACGGCTCAACAACGCCAGTTTTTGCGGACACTGGAGCCTAAATTCAACTCGCACGCGCTCGATCAGTACCAGAAAGCCTCCTTACTCGACGCTAAATTTTTCGGGATTTTGCACGAGGGCTCCGGGCGATTACCCAACGTGACCCTGACCGGGCAAAACCGGCTCCTGCTGGCCTGGTCGAACGAAACACCCGGCGCTACGCTCACCATCCGGCGCGATAGCCTCAACGGCCCCGTGCTGGTGAGCCTGCCCGTACCAGCACCCGCCCGCGATACCGTTCAGATCTTTCCGATACCCGAAGTAGCCGGGCGGCACAACCTGTTTTTTCGGCTCGATAACCCTAAAGGCGGCAACAAATGGGTGAGCATCAAATGGATTGCCTTTCAGCGCGCCATGCCCGGCCAACCCGCCGACCGGCTGGGGGCTATTGAAACGGAATACGCGCTGTTGCTTAACAAACGCCCCCAATCAACGCCAATCCTGCTCGATGGCACCGGCGACCTCGCCCGGGCTACGCAGGTATTTGATCGGGGCAATTGGCTCGTTAAAACCAAACGCGTACAGCCCGACGTACCCAAATCTATTCTGCCCCTCGCGCCCGGCCTGCCCCGCAACCGACTAGGCCTTGCCCGCTGGATGACCGACCGAAAACACCCCCTCACGGCCCGCGTAGCCGTCAATCGGTTTTGGGAACAGTTGTTCGGTACGGGCCTGGTCGAAACCGTTGAAGACCTCGGAACACAGGGCAGCACGCCCACACACCGCGCCTTGCTCGATTACTTAGCCGCCGAGTTTATGGAAACCGACGGCTGGCGGGTAAAGAAAATGCTCCGGCGCATGGTGCTTTCGGCTACGTACCGGCAGCAATCGGCGGCCTCAGCGGCTCTGGTTGCGGCCGACCCCACCAACAAATACCTCGCACGGGGGCCACGGGTGCGGCTGGCGGCCGAGCAGGTACGCGATCAGGCTCTGGCTGTGAGTGGCTTGCTCAACCCTAAAATGTATGGCCCCAGCGTGATGCCCCCGCAGCCCGACGGTATCTGGCAGTCGCCTTATAACGGCGAAAGCTGGAAACTGAGCGATGCCACCGACCGTAACCGCCGGGCGCTGTACACCTACTGGAAACGCACGGCCCCCTACCCCTCCATGATTACGTTTGACAGCCCGAGCCGCGAGTTTTGTCAGGTTCGGCGGCTTCGTACCAACACACCCCTTCAGGCGCTGGTAACCCTCAACGACCCGGTGTACGTAGAAGCCGCCCAGACCCTGGCCGACTGCGTTCGTGAACAGGCCCGCACACCCGAGGAACAGATCAAAGCCGCGTTTCGGCGGGTGGCCCTGCGTGAAATTGAGCCGCGCAAACTCGCGGTGCTCCTCCGGCTATACCGCAACACGGAGCAACACTACCGGCAACACCCCGACGAGGCTCAGCAACTGATGGGATTCGAGCGGGCAAGCCCGGCTCTGGCTGCCCTCACGGTGACGACCAACACGGTATTGAATCTGGACGAAGTGATTACCAAAGAATAA
- a CDS encoding DUF1501 domain-containing protein → MEKLLKELQQAALQRETRRHFFQTCSTGLGAMALGSFLSSCGWGGSQTAPAAGLAGPTEPMTPRPAQFSPKAKRVIYIHMAGSPSQLELFDYKPELVKYHGRDCPQELLEGKKFAFIRGIPKMLGPQGKFAQYGQSGAWLSDYLPHLQGVVDEISFLKAMHTDQFNHAPAQLLMHTGSARLGRPSIGSWVTYGLGSENDDLPGFVVLASGGKQPDAGKSVWGSGFLPTVYQGVQCRTDGDPVLYVSDPAGMNRDIRKQTIDAITEINQQAYNEVNDPEILTRISQYELAFRMQMSVPDAMDIKSEPQYIMDLYGADPNVGSFARNCLLARRLVERGVRFVQLFDWGWDTHGTSADGALEIGLKNKCRESDQAVAGLLKDLKQRGLLDDTLVVWGGEFGRTPMQENRDGLTLPFMGRDHHLDAFTVWMAGGGVRKGFSYGETDDIGYYGVKDKVHVHDLHATILHLLGFDHEQLTYPFQGRSFRLTDVAGKVVKPILA, encoded by the coding sequence ATGGAAAAGCTTCTCAAAGAACTTCAGCAGGCCGCTTTGCAGCGCGAAACCCGGCGTCATTTTTTCCAGACCTGCTCCACGGGTCTGGGGGCTATGGCTCTTGGCTCCTTTTTGAGTAGTTGCGGCTGGGGAGGTAGCCAAACAGCACCCGCAGCGGGGTTGGCCGGGCCTACCGAACCCATGACACCCCGGCCGGCCCAGTTCAGCCCGAAGGCCAAACGGGTGATTTACATTCACATGGCCGGCTCGCCGAGTCAGCTCGAACTGTTTGATTACAAACCCGAACTGGTCAAATACCACGGCCGCGACTGCCCGCAGGAGCTACTCGAGGGTAAAAAATTTGCGTTTATCCGGGGGATACCCAAAATGCTCGGGCCGCAGGGAAAGTTTGCCCAGTACGGGCAGTCGGGCGCGTGGCTCTCCGATTACCTGCCCCATTTGCAGGGCGTTGTCGACGAAATCAGTTTTCTCAAAGCCATGCACACCGACCAGTTCAACCACGCCCCCGCGCAGTTGCTTATGCACACGGGTAGCGCCCGATTGGGTCGGCCCAGTATTGGCTCGTGGGTTACCTACGGGCTGGGCTCCGAAAACGACGACCTGCCCGGCTTTGTGGTGCTGGCCTCCGGCGGCAAACAGCCCGACGCTGGCAAGTCGGTATGGGGCAGCGGGTTTCTGCCCACGGTGTACCAGGGTGTGCAGTGCCGTACGGATGGCGACCCCGTGCTGTATGTGTCGGACCCGGCCGGTATGAACCGCGATATTCGGAAACAAACCATCGACGCCATCACCGAAATCAACCAGCAGGCTTACAACGAGGTCAACGACCCGGAGATTCTAACCCGAATCAGTCAGTATGAGCTGGCTTTTCGGATGCAGATGTCCGTACCCGACGCCATGGACATCAAAAGCGAGCCGCAGTACATCATGGACCTGTACGGAGCCGACCCCAATGTTGGGTCGTTTGCCCGCAACTGCCTGTTGGCCCGGCGGCTGGTTGAGCGCGGAGTGCGGTTTGTGCAATTGTTCGATTGGGGCTGGGATACGCACGGCACGAGCGCCGACGGGGCCCTCGAAATCGGCCTGAAAAACAAATGCCGGGAGTCGGATCAGGCGGTGGCCGGTTTGCTCAAGGACCTCAAACAGCGCGGCCTGCTCGACGATACGCTTGTGGTGTGGGGCGGGGAGTTTGGCCGCACGCCCATGCAGGAAAACCGCGACGGTCTAACGCTACCGTTTATGGGTCGGGATCACCACCTCGATGCGTTTACGGTCTGGATGGCAGGCGGGGGAGTTCGGAAAGGATTCAGCTACGGCGAAACCGACGATATTGGGTACTATGGCGTGAAAGACAAGGTACACGTACACGATTTGCACGCCACTATTTTGCACCTGTTAGGTTTTGACCATGAACAACTTACATACCCTTTTCAGGGCCGCTCGTTTCGCCTGACCGATGTCGCCGGGAAAGTGGTAAAACCTATACTTGCTTAG
- a CDS encoding helix-turn-helix domain-containing protein: MTIHHRLQQLIDALDLSVLEFARHLGEHRGEKIYHVLHGRLKPRYDTLEKILVAFPNVNGDWLLRGEGLMFRSMPPSPSAAITTDERLRNMEYLLFQLNERVNLLQQTTDDLRAELRDAVQEKGKPFLEH, encoded by the coding sequence ATGACTATTCACCACCGCCTACAACAGTTGATTGACGCCCTTGACCTGAGTGTTCTCGAATTTGCCCGCCACTTAGGCGAACATCGGGGCGAAAAAATATACCACGTACTACACGGTCGGCTAAAACCCCGTTACGATACCCTGGAGAAAATTCTGGTGGCTTTTCCGAACGTAAACGGCGATTGGTTACTCCGGGGCGAAGGCCTCATGTTTCGATCGATGCCGCCTTCGCCCTCGGCCGCCATCACCACCGACGAGCGGCTCCGCAACATGGAATACCTCCTGTTTCAGCTCAACGAGCGGGTAAATCTACTCCAGCAAACCACCGACGACCTCCGGGCCGAACTACGCGATGCCGTTCAGGAAAAGGGCAAACCATTTTTAGAACATTGA
- a CDS encoding hydroxypyruvate isomerase family protein produces MKRRNALKTLTGSAFTLSLTDALANPMETTPAMPALKGNIRHSVSRWCYGSIPLEELAEGCKAIGIESIELTGPKEWEVLKKYGLTSAMGQPDAWPKGLGLPSCFNNPKNHDALVALYTELIPQAASMGVKNLITFSGNRNGLGDYEGLLNCQAGLKKIMPIAEKHDVTITMELLSSRDSHPDYQCDNPQWGAVLCEMVGSPKFKLLYDIFHMQSMQGDHIRNIRRYGQYFSHYHTGGMPGRREIDETQEIYYPAIVKAIVATGYKGFIGQEYMPTPKDKAGMLESLKKGVQICDV; encoded by the coding sequence ATGAAACGCCGAAATGCCCTCAAAACCCTCACCGGCAGTGCCTTCACGCTGTCGCTGACCGACGCCCTCGCTAACCCGATGGAAACAACTCCCGCTATGCCTGCCCTGAAGGGAAACATTCGCCACTCGGTAAGCCGGTGGTGCTACGGCAGTATCCCGCTCGAAGAGCTCGCCGAGGGCTGCAAGGCCATTGGCATTGAATCTATCGAGCTGACCGGCCCCAAAGAGTGGGAAGTGTTGAAGAAATACGGCCTTACCTCGGCCATGGGACAGCCCGATGCCTGGCCCAAAGGATTGGGGCTGCCCAGCTGTTTCAACAACCCCAAAAACCACGATGCGCTGGTGGCCCTGTACACCGAGCTCATTCCGCAGGCGGCAAGTATGGGTGTTAAAAACCTCATCACCTTTTCGGGCAACCGCAACGGCCTGGGCGACTACGAGGGTCTGCTCAACTGCCAGGCTGGTCTGAAAAAGATCATGCCCATTGCTGAAAAGCACGACGTGACCATCACTATGGAACTGCTCAGCTCGCGCGATAGCCACCCCGATTACCAGTGCGACAACCCGCAGTGGGGAGCCGTATTGTGCGAAATGGTAGGCTCACCCAAGTTCAAGCTGTTGTACGACATTTTCCACATGCAGAGTATGCAGGGCGACCACATCCGCAACATCCGTCGGTATGGGCAGTATTTCAGCCACTACCACACGGGCGGCATGCCCGGTCGCCGGGAAATCGACGAGACGCAGGAGATTTATTACCCAGCCATTGTGAAAGCGATTGTGGCCACCGGCTACAAAGGGTTTATCGGGCAGGAATACATGCCGACCCCCAAAGACAAGGCCGGTATGCTCGAATCGCTCAAAAAAGGGGTTCAAATCTGCGACGTGTAG